A genome region from Hevea brasiliensis isolate MT/VB/25A 57/8 chromosome 7, ASM3005281v1, whole genome shotgun sequence includes the following:
- the LOC110655473 gene encoding probable LRR receptor-like serine/threonine-protein kinase At1g67720 isoform X1: protein MLNLTNSVKIFTSITGNTITQQYIKRIGLSSCSSMALYFYFLVFYLFSVSSVICQVTEFISIDCGSTSNYSDPRTGLEWISDNGIMNHGKSVEVKNPDGKWVQYRRRRDFPIDSKKYCYNLSTKERRRYIVRATFQYGSLENEDSFPKFKLYLDATKWSTVTILDASRIYVKEMIIRAPSSSIDVCICCATTGSPFISTVELRPLNLSMYATDYEDSFFLKLAARVNFGAPTEDALRYPDDPYDRIWDSDLVKRQNFLVGVAPGTVRINTSKNIDIQTREYPPVKVMQTAVVGNEGTLSYRLNLEDFPANARAYAYFAEIEDLGANETRKFKLLMDPYMSDYSNAVVNIAENANGSYRLYEPSYMNVSLDFVLSFSFVKTRDSTQGPLLNAIEISKYLKIESKTDSHDVAVLNAFRSMSTGSSWINEGGDPCVPAQWEWVNCSSTTPPRITKIALSGENLKGEIPSEINNMEELTELWLDGNFLTGTLPDMSHLVNLKIVHLENNKLSGSLPKYLGGLPTLRELYIQNNSFSGEVPPALLTGKVIINYENNPELHKDAAKKMHFKLILGTSISILAVLLVLLLGSLVYLHNLQRKTSHHKSNGQGSSLLTSTKPSNAYSIARGWHFVDDGISYYISFSELEEATKNFSKKIGKGSFGTVYYGQMKDGKEVAVKIMADSSSSLTQQFVTEVSLLSRIHHRNLVPLIGFCEEEHQNILVYEYMHNGTLRDHLHGSDNQKRLDWLTRLQIAEDAAKGLEYLHTGCNPSIIHRDVKTSNILLDINMRAKVSDFGLSRQAEDDLTHISSVARGTVGYLDPEYYANQQLTEKSDVYSFGVVLLELISGKKPVSTEDFGAEMNIVHWARALIRKGDVVSIVDTVLTQNAKIESIWRIAEVAIQCVQQRAVSRPKMQEVILAIQEAIKIEKGSDANQKLSGSGSSKAQSSRKTLLTSFLEIESPDLSSGCLVPAAR, encoded by the exons ATGCTGAACTTAACAAACAGTGTAAAGATTTTCACATCAATCACTGGAAACACTATAACACAACAATACATCAAAAGGATTGGTTTGTCCTCCTGTTCTTCAATggctttatatttttattttctggTTTTTTATCTTTTCTCTGTATCTTCTGTTATCTGCCAAGTTACAG AGTTCATCAGTATAGACTGTGGAAGCACGAGTAACTACAGTGATCCAAGAACTGGCCTAGAATGGATTTCAGACAATGGTATCATGAACCATGGGAAATCAGTAGAAGTAAAAAATCCAGATGGAAAGTGGGTGCAGTATCGGAGACGCAGAGACTTCCCTATAGACAGCAAGAAGTACTGTTACAATTTAAGCACCAAAGAGAGAAGAAGGTATATTGTTCGTGCAACATTTCAGTATGGCAGCTTAGAAAATGAAGATTCATTCCCCAAATTTAAACTCTACTTGGATGCAACTAAGTGGTCAACTGTGACAATTCTGGATGCTTCAAGAATATATGTTAAGGAAATGATCATTAGGGCTCCCTCGAGTTCTATCGATGTGTGCATCTGCTGTGCTACAACTGGTTCTCCTTTCATATCCACTGTGGAGCTGCGACCTCTGAACCTTTCTATGTATGCAACTGATTATGAGGATAGTTTCTTCTTAAAATTAGCAGCTAGAGTAAATTTTGGTGCTCCAACTGAAGATGCCTTAAG GTACCCAGATGACCCCTATGATAGAATTTGGGACTCAGATCTTGTTAAAAGGCAAAATTTCCTTGTAGGAGTTGCCCCTGGCACAGTTAGAATCAATACATCAAAGAACATAGATATTCAGACAAGAGAATACCCTCCTGTCAAAGTAATGCAAACAGCTGTTGTTGGCAATGAAGGAACACTCAGCTATAGATTGAACCTCGAAGATTTCCCTGCAAACGCTAGAGCATATGCATATTTTGCTGAAATTGAAGACTTGGGAGCAAATGAGACACGAAAATTCAAATTGTTAATGGATCCTTATATGTCTGACTATAGCAATGCAGTAGTAAATATTGCAGAAAATGCCAATGGGAGCTACAGACTTTATGAACCGAGCTACATGAATGTGAGTCTAGATTTTGTTCTGTCATTTTCCTTTGTTAAGACCCGCGATTCCACTCAAGGACCACTGCTAAATGCAATTGAGATTAGTAAATATCTGAAGATTGAATCAAAGACTGATAGCCATGATG TGGCTGTTCTCAATGCCTTTCGTTCCATGTCCACTGGAAGTTCTTGGATAAATGAAGGAGGTGATCCTTGTGTCCCAGCTCAGTGGGAATGGGTGAATTGTTCCTCAACTACACCACCAAGAATCACAAAAAT TGCACTGTCAGGAGAAAATTTGAAAGGGGAAATCCCATCTGAGATCAACAACATGGAGGAATTGACAGAGTT GTGGTTGGATGGTAACTTCCTTACAGGAACACTACCTGATATGAGCCATCTTGTTAATTTGAAAATTGT GCATCTTGAGAACAACAAACTGTCTGGTTCATTACCTAAGTATCTAGGTGGTTTGCCAACCTTAAGGGAATT GTACATACAGAACAACTCTTTTAGTGGGGAAGTACCTCCAGCACTGTTGACTGGGAAAGTAATTATTAA CTATGAAAATAATCCTGAACTACACAAAGATGCAGCAAAAAAGATGCATTTTAAATTGATACTCGGAACTTCGATTAGCATACTTGCAGTTCTATTAGTTCTGTTGTTAGGAAGTTTAGTATACCTACATAATCTGCAAAGGAAGACATCGCATCACAAAAGCAATGGCCAAG GTAGCTCTTTACTCACCAGTACTAAACCTTCAAACGCTTATTCAATTGCTCGGGGTTGGCATTTTGTGGATGATGGTATTTCATACTATATTTCATTCTCTGAACTTGAAGAAGCTACTAAaaatttttccaagaaaattgGAAAAGGGAGTTTTGGGACTGTCTACTATGGCCAAATGAAAGACGGGAAAGAAGTGGCTGTCAAGATAATGGCTGATTCATCTAGCAGTCTAACACAGCAGTTTGTGACAGAG GTTTCCCTCTTGTCAAGAATTCATCACAGGAACTTGGTTCCCTTAATTGGATTCTGTGAAGAAGAACACCAAAATATTCTGGTTTATGAATATATGCATAATGGAACTTTGCGGGATCACCTTCATG GTTCTGACAACCAGAAACGCTTGGATTGGCTAACTAGACTGCAGATTGCTGAAGATGCTGCTAAAG GCCTTGAATACTTGCATACTGGATGCAACCCCAGTATTATACACAGAGATGTAAAAACAAGCAACATCCTCTTAGACATCAATATGAGGGCAAAAGTGTCAGATTTTGGACTTTCAAGGCAAGCTGAAGATGATCTAACCCATATATCAAGTGTGGCTAGAGGAACAGTCGGTTACCTTGATCCTGA GTATTATGCAAATCAGCAATTGACAGAAAAGAGTGATGTCTACAGTTTTGGAGTTGTTCTCCTGGAACTGATCTCTGGAAAAAAGCCTGTCTCAACAGAAGATTTTGGTGCTGAAATGAACATTGTTCACTGG GCAAGGGCCTTGATTCGTAAAGGTGATGTGGTAAGCATTGTGGATACTGTCCTGACACAGAATGCAAAAATCGAATCAATCTGGAGGATTGCTGAAGTTGCTATCCAGTGTGTTCAACAACGTGCAGTTTCCAGGCCAAAGATGCAGGAAGTAATTTTAGCAATACAAGAAGCTATCAAAATAGAGAAAGGAAGTGATGCAAACCAAAAACTTTCAGGTAGTGGTAGCTCCAAGGCACAATCTTCAAGAAAAACGTTACTCACTAGTTTCCTTGAGATTGAGAGCCCTGACTTATCCAGTGGTTGCCTGGTCCCAGCTGCAAGATAG
- the LOC110655473 gene encoding probable LRR receptor-like serine/threonine-protein kinase At1g67720 isoform X2 has product MLNLTNSVKIFTSITGNTITQQYIKRIEFISIDCGSTSNYSDPRTGLEWISDNGIMNHGKSVEVKNPDGKWVQYRRRRDFPIDSKKYCYNLSTKERRRYIVRATFQYGSLENEDSFPKFKLYLDATKWSTVTILDASRIYVKEMIIRAPSSSIDVCICCATTGSPFISTVELRPLNLSMYATDYEDSFFLKLAARVNFGAPTEDALRYPDDPYDRIWDSDLVKRQNFLVGVAPGTVRINTSKNIDIQTREYPPVKVMQTAVVGNEGTLSYRLNLEDFPANARAYAYFAEIEDLGANETRKFKLLMDPYMSDYSNAVVNIAENANGSYRLYEPSYMNVSLDFVLSFSFVKTRDSTQGPLLNAIEISKYLKIESKTDSHDVAVLNAFRSMSTGSSWINEGGDPCVPAQWEWVNCSSTTPPRITKIALSGENLKGEIPSEINNMEELTELWLDGNFLTGTLPDMSHLVNLKIVHLENNKLSGSLPKYLGGLPTLRELYIQNNSFSGEVPPALLTGKVIINYENNPELHKDAAKKMHFKLILGTSISILAVLLVLLLGSLVYLHNLQRKTSHHKSNGQGSSLLTSTKPSNAYSIARGWHFVDDGISYYISFSELEEATKNFSKKIGKGSFGTVYYGQMKDGKEVAVKIMADSSSSLTQQFVTEVSLLSRIHHRNLVPLIGFCEEEHQNILVYEYMHNGTLRDHLHGSDNQKRLDWLTRLQIAEDAAKGLEYLHTGCNPSIIHRDVKTSNILLDINMRAKVSDFGLSRQAEDDLTHISSVARGTVGYLDPEYYANQQLTEKSDVYSFGVVLLELISGKKPVSTEDFGAEMNIVHWARALIRKGDVVSIVDTVLTQNAKIESIWRIAEVAIQCVQQRAVSRPKMQEVILAIQEAIKIEKGSDANQKLSGSGSSKAQSSRKTLLTSFLEIESPDLSSGCLVPAAR; this is encoded by the exons ATGCTGAACTTAACAAACAGTGTAAAGATTTTCACATCAATCACTGGAAACACTATAACACAACAATACATCAAAAGGATTG AGTTCATCAGTATAGACTGTGGAAGCACGAGTAACTACAGTGATCCAAGAACTGGCCTAGAATGGATTTCAGACAATGGTATCATGAACCATGGGAAATCAGTAGAAGTAAAAAATCCAGATGGAAAGTGGGTGCAGTATCGGAGACGCAGAGACTTCCCTATAGACAGCAAGAAGTACTGTTACAATTTAAGCACCAAAGAGAGAAGAAGGTATATTGTTCGTGCAACATTTCAGTATGGCAGCTTAGAAAATGAAGATTCATTCCCCAAATTTAAACTCTACTTGGATGCAACTAAGTGGTCAACTGTGACAATTCTGGATGCTTCAAGAATATATGTTAAGGAAATGATCATTAGGGCTCCCTCGAGTTCTATCGATGTGTGCATCTGCTGTGCTACAACTGGTTCTCCTTTCATATCCACTGTGGAGCTGCGACCTCTGAACCTTTCTATGTATGCAACTGATTATGAGGATAGTTTCTTCTTAAAATTAGCAGCTAGAGTAAATTTTGGTGCTCCAACTGAAGATGCCTTAAG GTACCCAGATGACCCCTATGATAGAATTTGGGACTCAGATCTTGTTAAAAGGCAAAATTTCCTTGTAGGAGTTGCCCCTGGCACAGTTAGAATCAATACATCAAAGAACATAGATATTCAGACAAGAGAATACCCTCCTGTCAAAGTAATGCAAACAGCTGTTGTTGGCAATGAAGGAACACTCAGCTATAGATTGAACCTCGAAGATTTCCCTGCAAACGCTAGAGCATATGCATATTTTGCTGAAATTGAAGACTTGGGAGCAAATGAGACACGAAAATTCAAATTGTTAATGGATCCTTATATGTCTGACTATAGCAATGCAGTAGTAAATATTGCAGAAAATGCCAATGGGAGCTACAGACTTTATGAACCGAGCTACATGAATGTGAGTCTAGATTTTGTTCTGTCATTTTCCTTTGTTAAGACCCGCGATTCCACTCAAGGACCACTGCTAAATGCAATTGAGATTAGTAAATATCTGAAGATTGAATCAAAGACTGATAGCCATGATG TGGCTGTTCTCAATGCCTTTCGTTCCATGTCCACTGGAAGTTCTTGGATAAATGAAGGAGGTGATCCTTGTGTCCCAGCTCAGTGGGAATGGGTGAATTGTTCCTCAACTACACCACCAAGAATCACAAAAAT TGCACTGTCAGGAGAAAATTTGAAAGGGGAAATCCCATCTGAGATCAACAACATGGAGGAATTGACAGAGTT GTGGTTGGATGGTAACTTCCTTACAGGAACACTACCTGATATGAGCCATCTTGTTAATTTGAAAATTGT GCATCTTGAGAACAACAAACTGTCTGGTTCATTACCTAAGTATCTAGGTGGTTTGCCAACCTTAAGGGAATT GTACATACAGAACAACTCTTTTAGTGGGGAAGTACCTCCAGCACTGTTGACTGGGAAAGTAATTATTAA CTATGAAAATAATCCTGAACTACACAAAGATGCAGCAAAAAAGATGCATTTTAAATTGATACTCGGAACTTCGATTAGCATACTTGCAGTTCTATTAGTTCTGTTGTTAGGAAGTTTAGTATACCTACATAATCTGCAAAGGAAGACATCGCATCACAAAAGCAATGGCCAAG GTAGCTCTTTACTCACCAGTACTAAACCTTCAAACGCTTATTCAATTGCTCGGGGTTGGCATTTTGTGGATGATGGTATTTCATACTATATTTCATTCTCTGAACTTGAAGAAGCTACTAAaaatttttccaagaaaattgGAAAAGGGAGTTTTGGGACTGTCTACTATGGCCAAATGAAAGACGGGAAAGAAGTGGCTGTCAAGATAATGGCTGATTCATCTAGCAGTCTAACACAGCAGTTTGTGACAGAG GTTTCCCTCTTGTCAAGAATTCATCACAGGAACTTGGTTCCCTTAATTGGATTCTGTGAAGAAGAACACCAAAATATTCTGGTTTATGAATATATGCATAATGGAACTTTGCGGGATCACCTTCATG GTTCTGACAACCAGAAACGCTTGGATTGGCTAACTAGACTGCAGATTGCTGAAGATGCTGCTAAAG GCCTTGAATACTTGCATACTGGATGCAACCCCAGTATTATACACAGAGATGTAAAAACAAGCAACATCCTCTTAGACATCAATATGAGGGCAAAAGTGTCAGATTTTGGACTTTCAAGGCAAGCTGAAGATGATCTAACCCATATATCAAGTGTGGCTAGAGGAACAGTCGGTTACCTTGATCCTGA GTATTATGCAAATCAGCAATTGACAGAAAAGAGTGATGTCTACAGTTTTGGAGTTGTTCTCCTGGAACTGATCTCTGGAAAAAAGCCTGTCTCAACAGAAGATTTTGGTGCTGAAATGAACATTGTTCACTGG GCAAGGGCCTTGATTCGTAAAGGTGATGTGGTAAGCATTGTGGATACTGTCCTGACACAGAATGCAAAAATCGAATCAATCTGGAGGATTGCTGAAGTTGCTATCCAGTGTGTTCAACAACGTGCAGTTTCCAGGCCAAAGATGCAGGAAGTAATTTTAGCAATACAAGAAGCTATCAAAATAGAGAAAGGAAGTGATGCAAACCAAAAACTTTCAGGTAGTGGTAGCTCCAAGGCACAATCTTCAAGAAAAACGTTACTCACTAGTTTCCTTGAGATTGAGAGCCCTGACTTATCCAGTGGTTGCCTGGTCCCAGCTGCAAGATAG
- the LOC110655472 gene encoding E3 ubiquitin-protein ligase AIRP2, with product MDMMYLQVGSSSYQEALKVLEADIQHANALAAAIPRGKSGARLQMKLVYNQWTPFFLFLLQRIDCSCICLLPRYINLFHILVYKVYADGRPNLSTHGRKATIKEFYGVILPSLQRLHGNLEEFEDVKEGHLGIESLGKKRVDGDIRLANVDVEREDECGICLEPCTKMVLPNCCHAMCVKCYRNWNTRSESCPFCRGSLKRVNSEDLWVLTCNSDVVDTKTISKEDLLRFYLYINSLPKDYPDALFLVYYEYLM from the exons ATGGACATGATGTATTTGCAGGTGGGCAGTTCCTCTTACCAGGAGGCCCTCAAAGTTCTGGAGGCTGATATACAACATGCTAATGCTTT GGCTGCTGCAATTCCAAGAGGCAAGAGTGGTGCACGTCTTCAGATGAAATTAGTTTACAATCAATGGACTCCCTTCTTTCTCTTTTTGCTACAACGGATAGATTGTTCTTGCATATGTCTGCTCCCTAGATATATAAATCTCTTTCACATACTTGTATATAAG GTATATGCAGATGGTAGACCAAACCTATCTACACATGGAAGGAAAGCAACAATCAAGGAATTCTATG GTGTTATATTACCATCTCTTCAACGGCTTCATGGTAATTTGGAGGAGTTTGAGGATGTTAAGGAAGGGCATTTGGGAATAGAGAGTTTGGGGAAGAAGAGGGTGGATGGAGATATTAGGCTTGCCAATGTTGATGTAGAGAGAGAAGATGAATGTGGAATTTGCTTGGAGCCTTGCACAAAAATGGTCCTGCCTAATTGTTGCCATGCAATGTGCGTCAAATGCTACCGCAATTG GAACACAAGGTCAGAATCCTGCCCTTTTTGTCGTGGTAGCTTAAAGAGAGTTAACTCAGAAGACCTATGGGTGCTCACTTGTAACAGTGATGTGGTTGACACAAAAACAATATCCAAGGAGGACTTGTTGCGATTCTACCTCTATATTAACAGCTTGCCGAAGGATTACCCAGATGCGCTTTTCTTGGTATATTATGAATATCTAATGTGA
- the LOC110655471 gene encoding GDSL esterase/lipase At3g48460-like, giving the protein MEGVKSFVGQMFGKSSGQTAQSGRGMSNGRLLIDFLCDDLGLPSIQAYKDAAGNFTAGVNFAIAGSTCLSGDLFASHKITHSLMFKPKPESSLTEIDWFNKFLLSVDCKGKDEAQCKAHLGNSLFWVGALGLSDYARIFGSSISAKSLTEASVDHVGKILKALLERGAKYVVVQGLPPAGCCPLQLLLNPPRERDNMGCSSGLNAVIQAHNDFLQKKLGEVRAQYKDAVIVYADTWNAYKTVLVNYKNFQFEEPFKACCGAGGGLLNFDLHSLCGSTGTSVCKNPQSYISWDGIHFTEAMHKQLAQLFFHQGFCSPSFDALIEAKSKNGPAA; this is encoded by the exons ATGGAAGGCGTCAAATCCTTTGTTGGTCAAATGTTTGGCAAGTCATCTGGCCAGACTGCCCAGTCTGGCCGTGGAATGAGCAATGGTCGATTGCTTATCGATTTCCTCTGTGACGATCTTGGTTTGCCTTCTATTCAAGCATATAAGGATGCTGCTGGTAACTTCACCGCTGGTGTCAACTTTGCAATAGCAGGATCAACTTGTCTTTCAGGAGACCTTTTCGCTAGTCACAAAATCACACACTCCTTAATGTTTAAACCAAAACCTGAGAGCTCCTTGACTGAAATAGATTGGTTCAACAAGTTTCTTCTAAGTGTGGATTGTAAGGGTAAGGATGAGGCTCAATGCAAAGCTCACTTAGGAAACTCCCTTTTCTGGGTTGGTGCTCTTGGCTTGAGTGATTATGCACGCATTTTTGGATCTTCCATCTCTGCTAAATCACTTACAGAAGCGTCTGTGGATCATGTTGGCAAAATTCTTAAG GCATTGCTTGAAAGAGGTGCAAAGTATGTTGTGGTTCAAGGGCTTCCACCAGCAGGTTGCTGTCCACTGCAATTGCTCCTGAACCCACCAAGGGAACGAGACAATATGGGATGTTCATCAGGCCTTAACGCAGTGATCCAAGCTCATAACGATTTCCTCCAGAAGAAGTTGGGAGAAGTTCGGGCACAGTACAAAGATGCAGTGATTGTATATGCAGATACCTGGAATGCATACAAAACAGTATTAGTCAACTATAAGAATTTCCAATTTGAAGAGCCCTTCAAAGCATGCTGCGGAGCTGGAGGAGGACTGCTCAACTTTGATTTGCATTCTCTTTGTGGATCAACCGGCACCTCTGTCTGTAAGAATCCTCAGTCCTACATTAGCTGGGATGGAATTCACTTCACTGAAGCTATGCATAAACAGCTAGCTCAACTTTTCTTCCACCAAGGCTTCTGCTCCCCATCGTTTGATGCTCTGATTGAAGCCAAGAGTAAGAATGGTCCTGCTGCTTAG
- the LOC131181617 gene encoding uncharacterized protein LOC131181617, with translation MRKFEFFFLCISLLIVFSSFSVSYAHEKPPPPPFDPHNCSCLNQNGQVSASGQVSSESSAQGGQSASASSTQQSSSSQDNKGSTSQQNQDSKQNSQTSSQQNSSSQDSKGSTSQNNQNSNQNSQSSSQQNSSSQENKGSSGETNQNSKQNSQSSSQDNKGSTSQKNQNSNQNSQSSSQQNSSSENNNTTGQESSTSSDKTASTSQENSAPAQNNQNASQQSQSNSSSSQSSDANVSSSSQQNQNSSTSSTGQATSQNQNDSGNSQAKSQDSSASNQQNQNNATSSTTQQAQGSANVQTSTSSGQQAQANSTDQTTASSGQQAQDTSTGQTSTSSSQQAQGTSTGQTSTSSSQQAQEPKFF, from the exons ATGAGGAAATTTGAGTTTTTCTtcctttgtatttcattattgatTGTGTTTTCATCCTTTTCTGTTTCTTATGCTCATGAAAAACCCCCACCACCCCCCTTTGATCCCCATAATTGTTCTTGCCTCAACCAAAATGGCCAGGTTTCTGCTTCTGGTCAGGTGAGTTCTGAATCTTCTGCCCAGGGGGGTCAAAGTGCTTCTGCCTCTTCAACCCAACAAAGTTCTTCCAGCCAAGACAATAAAGGAAGTACAAGCCAACAGAACCAAGATTCTAAGCAAAACAGCCAAACTTCCAGCCAACAAAATTCTTCCAGCCAAGACAGTAAGGGAAGCACGAGCCAAAACAACCAAAATTCTAACCAAAACAGCCAATCTTCCAGCCAACAAAATTCTTCCAGCCAAGAAAATAAGGGAAGTTCTGGTGAAACGAACCAAAATTCTAAGCAAAACAGCCAATCTTCTAGCCAAGACAATAAAGGAAGCACTAGCCAAAAGAACCAAAATTCTAACCAAAACAGCCAATCTTCCAGCCAACAAAATTCTTCATCAGAAAATAATAACACGACTGGCCAAGAAAGTTCTACTTCTTCAGATAAGACCGCTTCCACTAGCCAAGAGAATTCTGCTCCTGCCCAGAATAATCAAAATGCTTCCCAACAAAGTCAGAGCAATTCCTCTTCTAGCCAATCTAGTGATGCGAATGTTTCCTCATCTAGCCAACAAAATCAAAATAGTTCTACTTCTTCTACTGGCCAAGCTACTAGCCAGAATCAAAATGATTCTGGTAATAGCCAAGCTAAAAGCCAGGATAGTTCTGCTTCCAATCaacaaaatcaaaataatgccACTTCTTCTACCACCCAACAAGCTCAAGGAAGTGCTAATGTCCAAACTAGTACTTCTTCCGGCCAACAAGCTCAGGCTAATTCTACCGATCAAACTACTGCTTCTTCCGGCCAACAAGCTCAAGATACTTCTACTGGCCAAACTTCTACTTCCTCCAGCCAACAAGCTCAAGGTACTTCTACTGGCCAAACTTCTACTTCTTCCAGCCAACAAGCTCAAG AGCCAAAGTTCTTCTAG